Proteins from a single region of Amycolatopsis sp. CA-230715:
- a CDS encoding MarR family winged helix-turn-helix transcriptional regulator, translating into MTTRTVSIDDALRVVIAMHRLMRSLRRSSNTGSVHPTQLIVLALLAQHGPMRVGALAERVPCSQPTATTAVAGLEEAGLVQREPDPRDGRATHVVATTAGEETMRSFARCEAEALADKLSELPPEDLELLLDATPVLAALAEQPVRAPR; encoded by the coding sequence ATGACGACGAGGACGGTGAGCATCGACGACGCGCTGCGGGTCGTGATCGCGATGCACAGGCTGATGCGGAGCCTGCGGCGCAGTAGCAACACCGGGTCGGTGCACCCGACTCAGCTCATCGTGCTCGCCCTGCTCGCGCAGCACGGCCCGATGCGCGTCGGCGCGCTGGCCGAGCGCGTGCCGTGCTCCCAGCCGACCGCCACCACCGCGGTCGCCGGCCTGGAAGAGGCCGGGCTGGTCCAGCGCGAGCCCGACCCCCGTGACGGCCGCGCGACCCACGTCGTCGCCACCACGGCTGGCGAGGAGACCATGCGGTCCTTCGCGCGCTGCGAGGCCGAAGCGCTCGCGGACAAGCTGTCGGAACTGCCGCCCGAAGACCTCGAACTCCTGCTCGACGCGACCCCGGTGCTGGCCGCGCTCGCGGAGCAGCCGGTGCGCGCCCCGCGCTGA
- a CDS encoding alpha/beta hydrolase, whose protein sequence is MHASSIRLDSSLGLIIVSVLALLAVVAVPWFWDKWRWKRTLRSASTVLAVLLVLLSSGLALNMVGGFFPTLGSLLGTSANPGEGTNGEGGANGSGLGRLAEANYQRALQGKGSTVHMPVKGKRTGIERDVNVYFPAAYADPAWHDRLFGVIEWFPNYPSGPEVAINTYKLPDALDAAIAKGKLPPSVVIIPDPSGQPRINHDSECVDAVGGGANDTYLSADIRQWAVQTLRVSPERRAWSLAGWSSGGYCAMNLAARHPQWYANVVSVSGYDKAQTGVETGGDLFKGRADIGDANTVSKTLHKNPAALDVLAVAGQREPDELAAIDAIKAALVAPTRLFTWTIPDAGHNVNTLKSQLGPVLSWLGQRSAAPTPPPDPPVTGTGGVQPWPLPNTGGHGALTGVEQ, encoded by the coding sequence ATGCACGCGAGCAGTATTCGGCTGGATTCCTCACTCGGCCTCATCATCGTTTCGGTACTGGCGCTGCTCGCCGTCGTCGCGGTGCCATGGTTCTGGGACAAGTGGCGGTGGAAGCGCACGCTGCGCAGCGCGTCCACCGTGCTCGCGGTCCTGCTGGTACTGCTCTCCAGCGGGCTCGCGCTCAACATGGTCGGCGGGTTCTTCCCCACCCTCGGCTCGCTGCTGGGCACCTCGGCGAACCCCGGCGAGGGCACCAACGGCGAGGGTGGCGCCAACGGCTCGGGGCTGGGCAGGCTCGCCGAAGCCAACTATCAGCGCGCGCTGCAGGGCAAGGGATCCACGGTGCACATGCCGGTGAAGGGCAAGCGCACCGGGATCGAGCGGGACGTCAACGTCTACTTCCCCGCCGCCTACGCGGATCCGGCGTGGCACGACCGCCTCTTCGGAGTGATCGAATGGTTCCCGAACTACCCGTCCGGGCCCGAGGTGGCGATCAATACCTACAAGCTGCCCGACGCGCTCGACGCCGCGATCGCCAAGGGCAAGCTGCCGCCGTCGGTCGTGATCATCCCCGATCCCAGCGGGCAGCCCCGGATCAACCACGACTCCGAATGCGTCGACGCGGTCGGCGGCGGCGCCAACGACACCTACCTGTCCGCAGACATCCGGCAGTGGGCGGTGCAGACCCTCCGCGTGTCCCCGGAACGGCGCGCGTGGTCCCTCGCGGGCTGGTCATCCGGCGGCTACTGCGCGATGAACCTCGCCGCGCGGCACCCGCAGTGGTACGCGAACGTGGTCAGCGTCAGCGGCTACGACAAGGCGCAGACCGGGGTGGAGACCGGCGGCGACCTGTTCAAGGGGCGCGCCGACATCGGGGACGCGAACACGGTCAGCAAGACGCTGCACAAGAACCCCGCCGCGCTCGACGTCCTCGCCGTCGCGGGCCAGCGGGAACCGGACGAACTCGCCGCCATCGACGCGATCAAGGCCGCGCTCGTCGCGCCGACGAGGCTGTTCACCTGGACCATCCCCGACGCGGGGCACAACGTGAACACGCTGAAGTCGCAGCTCGGCCCGGTGCTGAGCTGGCTGGGGCAGCGGAGCGCGGCGCCGACCCCGCCGCCGGACCCGCCGGTGACCGGTACCGGCGGGGTGCAACCGTGGCCGTTGCCGAACACCGGCGGCCACGGCGCGCTCACCGGGGTCGAGCAGTAG
- a CDS encoding response regulator encodes MIRVLLADDEPLLRAGVALLLSHADDIEVVAEAGDGAEAIAAVRRQEIDVALVDIRMPKVDGLAAVEEIAVVAPDVRVIVLTTFGDEAYVARALRAGAAGFLLKDAEPTQILHAVRAATAGDAVLSPRVTRRVIERSLAADSASDQRAARARERLRPLTHREREVLVMLGRGMANAEIGQRLDLSAGTVKVHVSRILVKLGCANRVQAAILANDAGLLAE; translated from the coding sequence ATGATCCGCGTCCTGCTCGCCGACGACGAACCCCTGCTGCGCGCCGGGGTCGCGCTGCTGCTGAGCCACGCGGACGACATCGAGGTGGTGGCCGAGGCCGGTGACGGGGCGGAGGCGATCGCGGCGGTCCGGCGGCAGGAGATCGACGTCGCGCTGGTCGACATCAGGATGCCGAAGGTGGACGGGCTCGCCGCGGTCGAAGAGATCGCCGTGGTCGCCCCGGACGTGCGGGTCATCGTGCTGACCACGTTCGGCGACGAGGCCTACGTGGCACGGGCGCTGCGGGCTGGCGCGGCCGGTTTCCTGCTCAAGGACGCCGAGCCGACGCAGATCCTGCACGCGGTGCGCGCCGCGACCGCGGGCGACGCGGTGCTTTCGCCGCGCGTGACCCGGCGGGTCATCGAACGGAGCCTCGCCGCCGATTCCGCCTCGGACCAGCGCGCCGCCCGTGCGCGGGAACGCCTCCGCCCGCTGACCCACCGCGAACGCGAAGTGCTGGTGATGCTGGGCCGCGGCATGGCGAACGCCGAAATCGGCCAGCGGCTCGACCTGTCCGCGGGCACGGTGAAGGTGCACGTGAGCCGGATTCTGGTGAAGCTCGGCTGCGCGAACCGGGTGCAGGCCGCCATCCTCGCCAACGACGCGGGCCTGCTCGCCGAATAG